The proteins below come from a single Halomonas binhaiensis genomic window:
- a CDS encoding pyridoxal-phosphate-dependent aminotransferase family protein, which translates to MLKLDFHPSGRHFLQIPGPSPVPDRILRAMSLPTIDHRGPEFGALGLELLDKTRQVFKTQGPVIVYPASGTGAWEAALANTLSAGDTVLMYETGHFATLWQKMARRLGLEPEFIGLPGSEGWRCGVQADMIEARLREDSDHRIKAVCVVHNETSTGVTSDIAAVRRAMDAVGHPALLMVDTISGLASADYRHDEWGVDVTISGSQKGLMLPPGISFNALSDKAIEVSLKAGLPKSFWAWDEILEANRTGYWPYTPSTNLLYGLNEALDMLLEEGLDNVFARHQRWAAGVRAAVNAWGLEIQCQDPEVYSPVLTGVVMPEGVDADAVRNLIYRRFDLSLGMGLGKARGRMFRIGHLGDCNDLTLMATLAGCEMGMKLSGISLAGSGVEAAMHYFAENAPAHASDS; encoded by the coding sequence ATGCTTAAACTCGATTTCCATCCATCCGGCCGTCACTTCCTGCAGATTCCTGGTCCGTCTCCGGTTCCGGATCGCATCCTGCGCGCCATGAGCCTGCCGACCATTGATCACCGCGGGCCGGAGTTCGGCGCGCTTGGCCTTGAGCTGCTCGATAAGACACGTCAAGTGTTCAAGACACAGGGCCCGGTGATCGTCTATCCAGCCTCGGGGACAGGAGCCTGGGAAGCGGCATTGGCCAATACTCTGTCGGCGGGTGATACGGTATTGATGTATGAGACGGGGCACTTTGCCACCCTGTGGCAGAAGATGGCGCGTCGCCTGGGGCTGGAGCCTGAATTTATCGGGTTACCCGGTAGTGAGGGCTGGCGGTGCGGCGTTCAGGCCGACATGATCGAGGCTAGGCTGCGCGAGGACAGTGACCATCGCATCAAGGCGGTGTGTGTCGTGCACAACGAGACATCCACGGGGGTTACCAGCGATATCGCGGCAGTGCGTCGTGCCATGGATGCTGTCGGGCACCCAGCACTGTTGATGGTCGATACCATCTCCGGACTGGCCAGTGCCGACTATCGTCATGACGAGTGGGGTGTCGATGTCACGATCTCGGGCTCGCAGAAGGGCCTGATGTTGCCTCCGGGCATCAGCTTCAATGCGCTGTCGGACAAGGCCATTGAGGTCAGTTTGAAGGCCGGGCTGCCGAAGAGCTTCTGGGCCTGGGATGAAATACTCGAAGCCAACCGAACCGGATACTGGCCCTATACGCCCAGCACCAATCTGCTCTATGGCCTCAATGAGGCGCTCGACATGCTGCTCGAGGAGGGACTCGACAATGTCTTTGCTCGCCATCAGCGTTGGGCTGCTGGAGTGCGAGCGGCCGTCAATGCCTGGGGACTGGAGATCCAGTGTCAGGATCCAGAGGTGTACTCTCCGGTGCTGACAGGGGTGGTCATGCCGGAAGGCGTTGATGCCGATGCCGTGCGCAATCTGATCTATCGGCGCTTTGATCTGTCGCTGGGCATGGGGCTGGGCAAAGCGCGTGGACGCATGTTCCGTATCGGCCATCTGGGAGATTGCAACGATCTGACGCTGATGGCGACGTTGGCAGGCTGTGAGATGGGCATGAAGCTGTCCGGCATCTCTCTGGCCGGTAGCGGTGTGGAGGCTGCCATGCACTATTTCGCCGAGAACGCTCCCGCTCATGCCAGTGATTCTTGA
- a CDS encoding CaiB/BaiF CoA transferase family protein, with translation MLPLEGIKVLDVSQIMAGPYCTMVLGDMGAEVIKVEKANGGDDSRQMGPYVNDESTCFAQINRNKKSISLNLKNESGREIFYRLAREADVVVENYRPGVTRSLGIDYESLRKLNPAIIYCSISGYGQTGPYHHKGGFDLVAQGLSGLMSMTGEPGLRPLKTGVAVYDIGAGITAIYSILAAYIHRQKTGEGQHLDVSIAECGLPWFTWEAAAYFSEGRVPSATGWRHRVSAPYQAMRVRDGYMVLGCANQRTWERFCAEVIERSDLLEDPRFLTNLDRGANVEALEEVLEGILAGHDRAFWLQRCDQAGVPAGPINDFDQAMHDEHYLARGMVQEMDHPVMGRMKTIGFPTKFSATPLEIRMPAPLLAQHTDEVLQGLGMSDEEIDELRRQGGVC, from the coding sequence ATGCTGCCACTTGAAGGCATCAAGGTCCTCGACGTCTCTCAGATCATGGCAGGCCCTTACTGCACGATGGTCCTTGGTGACATGGGCGCTGAGGTGATCAAGGTCGAGAAGGCCAATGGCGGCGATGACAGCCGTCAGATGGGCCCATACGTGAATGATGAATCGACCTGTTTTGCACAGATCAACCGTAACAAGAAGAGCATTTCACTCAATCTCAAGAACGAGAGCGGGCGTGAGATCTTCTATCGCCTGGCTCGTGAGGCCGATGTAGTGGTGGAGAACTACCGTCCTGGTGTGACGCGTTCTCTGGGGATCGACTATGAGAGCCTGAGGAAGCTCAACCCCGCCATTATCTACTGCTCGATTTCAGGCTATGGGCAGACGGGTCCCTATCACCACAAGGGTGGGTTCGATCTGGTGGCACAAGGCTTGAGCGGTTTGATGTCGATGACCGGCGAACCGGGGCTGCGTCCGTTGAAGACGGGGGTTGCGGTATATGACATCGGTGCGGGCATCACCGCCATCTACTCGATACTGGCGGCCTATATCCATCGTCAGAAGACGGGAGAGGGGCAGCATCTAGATGTGTCCATCGCGGAATGTGGTCTGCCCTGGTTCACCTGGGAAGCCGCTGCCTATTTCTCTGAAGGGCGCGTGCCTTCCGCGACCGGCTGGCGTCATCGGGTTTCTGCGCCTTATCAGGCGATGCGGGTGCGCGATGGCTACATGGTGCTGGGTTGTGCCAACCAGCGTACCTGGGAGCGGTTCTGTGCCGAGGTGATCGAGCGCTCGGATCTGCTGGAAGATCCCCGTTTTCTGACCAATCTGGATCGCGGTGCCAATGTCGAAGCTCTCGAGGAAGTGCTGGAGGGGATCCTGGCCGGTCATGATCGTGCGTTCTGGCTGCAGCGTTGTGACCAGGCCGGTGTCCCCGCCGGACCGATCAATGATTTCGACCAGGCCATGCATGATGAGCACTATCTGGCCCGGGGTATGGTGCAGGAGATGGATCACCCCGTGATGGGGCGCATGAAGACCATTGGCTTCCCGACCAAATTCTCGGCGACACCGCTGGAAATTCGCATGCCGGCTCCGCTGTTGGCCCAACATACCGACGAGGTGTTGCAGGGCCTTGGCATGTCTGATGAGGAGATTGATGAGCTACGCAGACAGGGCGGGGTGTGTTGA
- a CDS encoding TRAP transporter large permease, protein MMIASMFVGLIGLILMNVPVAVALGIVGALATVVSYGIYALPNIGMVMFDGATNFPLIAIPLFILAGAIMNASSISRRLIELASALVGFVKGGLAMVTIGASIFFAEISGSAVAGVSAIGSLLIPAMRSKGYSKEFAAAISSSAASLAIILPPSIPMILYAVMSGESVVKMFVAGIFPGLLGAIGLAVMCYFLARRYNLPAEERFNAGRLWKAFKGAAWALLIPVIILGGIFGGIVTATEGAALAVIVAIFISAVVYREFSLKNFYKACLDAGVQTAVVMLLVASSAVVGHYLTETQLPQALANSIADMTSNKYVVLALLNIVFLILGIFLHSAAAIILVVPIVLPLVTAVGIDPLHFGLIVTLNLAIGQQTPPVASVLIAACSIAKADIWATTRTNLWFLAVLFLILLINTYVPAVALALVNLIYGG, encoded by the coding sequence ATGATGATAGCTTCCATGTTCGTCGGCCTGATCGGGCTGATATTGATGAATGTGCCGGTGGCGGTTGCGCTTGGCATAGTCGGGGCACTGGCCACAGTGGTCAGTTATGGCATCTATGCCTTGCCAAATATCGGTATGGTGATGTTTGACGGCGCCACCAACTTTCCATTGATTGCCATTCCGCTGTTCATTCTTGCCGGGGCGATCATGAACGCCTCGAGTATCTCGCGGCGCTTGATCGAGCTGGCCTCTGCTCTTGTGGGGTTCGTCAAGGGTGGCCTGGCCATGGTGACCATCGGGGCTTCGATCTTCTTTGCCGAGATTTCCGGTTCGGCCGTGGCGGGAGTGTCGGCCATCGGCAGTCTGTTGATCCCGGCCATGCGCAGCAAAGGGTATTCGAAGGAATTTGCCGCTGCCATCTCATCATCAGCGGCGAGTCTGGCGATTATCCTGCCTCCTTCCATTCCGATGATCCTCTATGCGGTGATGTCGGGAGAGTCGGTGGTCAAGATGTTTGTCGCCGGTATCTTCCCGGGCCTGCTCGGTGCCATTGGCCTGGCAGTGATGTGCTACTTCCTGGCACGGCGCTACAACCTTCCTGCAGAAGAACGCTTTAATGCGGGGCGTCTGTGGAAGGCCTTCAAGGGCGCTGCCTGGGCGTTATTGATTCCTGTGATCATTCTCGGTGGTATTTTCGGTGGCATCGTGACCGCCACGGAAGGTGCGGCCCTGGCGGTGATCGTGGCGATCTTCATCAGTGCCGTGGTGTATCGCGAGTTCTCTCTCAAGAACTTCTACAAAGCCTGTCTCGACGCCGGGGTGCAGACGGCAGTGGTGATGCTGCTGGTTGCCAGTTCGGCGGTCGTCGGCCATTACTTGACCGAGACTCAGCTACCCCAGGCATTGGCCAATTCGATTGCCGACATGACCAGTAACAAATACGTCGTGCTGGCGCTGCTCAACATTGTCTTCCTGATCCTGGGCATCTTCCTGCATTCCGCTGCGGCCATCATTCTGGTGGTACCGATTGTGCTGCCATTGGTCACCGCGGTGGGCATTGATCCGCTGCATTTTGGCCTGATCGTTACCCTGAATCTGGCCATTGGTCAGCAGACTCCTCCGGTGGCCAGTGTCTTGATCGCGGCATGTTCTATCGCCAAGGCCGATATCTGGGCCACGACACGAACCAATCTGTGGTTCCTCGCTGTGTTGTTCCTGATCTTGTTGATCAACACCTATGTGCCCGCTGTGGCTCTGGCATTGGTCAACCTGATCTACGGTGGCTGA
- a CDS encoding enoyl-CoA hydratase/isomerase family protein, with the protein MSDNDQGQVHYRVEKGIAWLTFDRESSRNAMTWHMYDQLEAHCKAIEQDPDIVAVVMRGAGGEAFVAGTDIKQFAHFSSGDDAIAYERRIDQLVSRVERLPLPTLALLEGFCVGGGAAIALACDFRYATPSLKFGIPIARTLGNCLSITNVARLVEHAGVARAKQVMMAGELIRANEALSAGLVAEVVPAEEIEALVAERATAFKQRAPLTVKAAKQVIQRVLDEKRAPHDGSDDWITTCYTSEDFRAAVNKFVNKTPFSWKGR; encoded by the coding sequence GTGAGTGACAACGATCAAGGCCAGGTTCACTACCGGGTCGAGAAAGGCATTGCCTGGCTGACCTTCGACCGGGAGTCCAGCCGCAATGCCATGACTTGGCACATGTATGACCAGCTCGAGGCGCACTGCAAAGCGATCGAGCAGGACCCTGACATCGTGGCGGTAGTGATGCGAGGAGCGGGAGGAGAAGCCTTTGTCGCTGGCACCGACATCAAGCAGTTTGCCCATTTCTCCAGTGGAGACGACGCCATCGCCTATGAGCGGCGCATCGATCAACTGGTGAGCCGGGTAGAGCGGTTGCCGCTTCCGACACTGGCGCTTCTGGAAGGCTTCTGTGTCGGAGGTGGCGCCGCCATCGCGCTGGCCTGTGATTTCCGTTATGCCACACCTTCGCTGAAGTTCGGCATCCCTATCGCACGAACCCTCGGCAACTGCCTGTCGATTACCAATGTAGCGAGGCTGGTGGAACACGCCGGCGTGGCCCGTGCCAAGCAAGTGATGATGGCCGGTGAGTTGATCAGGGCGAATGAAGCGTTATCTGCCGGATTGGTGGCCGAGGTCGTGCCTGCCGAAGAGATCGAGGCACTGGTGGCTGAGCGTGCTACCGCATTCAAGCAACGTGCGCCTTTGACCGTGAAGGCTGCCAAGCAGGTCATCCAGCGTGTGCTGGACGAGAAGCGTGCACCGCACGATGGCAGCGATGACTGGATCACCACCTGTTATACCAGCGAAGACTTCAGGGCTGCGGTGAACAAGTTTGTCAACAAGACGCCTTTCTCCTGGAAAGGGCGCTGA
- a CDS encoding helix-turn-helix domain-containing protein has protein sequence MHDDFVANLHLLCSYYPSIAEICRRLPMNRTQFNRYLSGRYRPRHMAMRRICAFFGVEEHELYLPQADFCNLVQMGRIAVSQQSSDSELLTGSIGWPDELVLRGKQGMTHYLGYYFEYYYSMARPGMIIRTLVCLESRDNGIVYQRTERTQRSSQPRPCHNRYTGVAVKLGERIFLVDHETLNGHEITQTILFPSYQSQVTRLTGLRLGVADNSERMPCCVRVLYQRLDEQTTLRQALTQCGWLSADAPELDDELLQAIRNDVAPGEYHFRARH, from the coding sequence ATGCACGACGACTTTGTGGCTAATCTGCATCTACTGTGCAGCTATTACCCATCTATTGCTGAAATATGTCGCCGCTTGCCGATGAACCGGACACAGTTCAATCGTTACTTGAGCGGACGTTACCGCCCACGGCATATGGCCATGCGCAGAATCTGTGCATTCTTTGGTGTGGAAGAACATGAGCTGTATCTGCCCCAGGCAGATTTCTGCAACCTGGTGCAGATGGGAAGGATCGCAGTCAGCCAGCAGTCCTCGGACAGCGAGTTACTCACAGGCAGCATTGGCTGGCCGGATGAACTGGTGTTGCGCGGCAAGCAGGGCATGACGCACTACCTGGGATATTACTTCGAGTATTACTACTCCATGGCCCGGCCGGGCATGATCATCCGTACCCTGGTCTGCCTTGAATCGAGAGATAACGGGATCGTTTATCAACGTACGGAACGCACGCAGCGTTCCTCTCAACCCCGTCCATGCCACAACCGCTATACGGGGGTAGCCGTCAAGCTGGGTGAGCGCATCTTTCTGGTCGACCACGAAACCCTCAATGGCCACGAAATCACCCAGACCATCCTTTTCCCCAGCTACCAGAGCCAGGTGACACGGCTGACGGGACTCCGGCTTGGCGTAGCGGACAACAGCGAGCGCATGCCCTGCTGCGTTCGGGTCCTTTATCAACGCCTCGACGAGCAGACCACACTGCGTCAGGCACTGACGCAGTGTGGGTGGCTATCTGCCGATGCCCCAGAGCTGGATGACGAGCTCCTGCAAGCCATCCGCAATGATGTAGCACCCGGGGAATACCATTTCAGAGCCCGGCATTAA
- a CDS encoding FAD-binding and (Fe-S)-binding domain-containing protein has translation MTAFTSPAKPVLRDAAGRDAGGSRNAKVPPVTELAARLRKELEGDVLFDNASRGRYSTDASIYQITPVGVVIPRHQRDLELAVDIARDAGVPMLARGGGTSQCGQTVGEALIIDASRWLNQVVEFDPEARTVVVEPGVVLDHLNAWLKPHGLWYPVDVSTAAQCTLGGMAGNNSCGSRSIHYGNMVHNVLGIDALLADGYQASFSFVDELAPGSREMQLAEAVRRIAGREQQRIREHFPKVMRRVAGYNLDIFDCQNPLPYDLDGRANLAHLLVGSEGSLAVTRRLKLKLSPLPEHKVLGVVNFPTFYQAMDMTQHIVPLAPTAVELVDHTMIELAMENPAFRPVIETALIGSPAAVLLVEFSGTNRDQLLEQLERLSELMADLGLPGSVVDMPDAKAQKALWDVRKAGLNIMMSMKGDGKPVSFIEDCAVPLEHLAEYTERLTDVFHRHGTEGTWYAHASVGTLHVRPILDLRHGGAAKMRAIAEEAAALVRDYKGAYSGEHGDGICRGEWVAWQFGDAINDAFREIKGLFDPGNLMNPGKIVDTPKMDDEHLFRFPPTYQTIPLTPVLDWSPWNVTRDPLTGEQSAPGTGRDVTGGLASAVEMCNNNGHCRKFDAGTMCPSYRITRDEQHLTRGRANTLRLVLSGQLGREGLASDEVKEALDLCVSCKGCKRDCPTGVDMARIKIEARAARVARDGVALRERLIAELPRLAPTLKHLAPVTKVIERLPWLAGTIKRGLGLAEQRALPLVTDNYLQRVRSCAASAEAGQREVVLFVDTFNNYMEGSNAEAAHRVLEAAGYRVVFSKGPDKRPLCCGRTYLAAGQVERARAEAKRTLETLIPYVERGVAIVGLEPSCLLTMRDEFLGYGMEEAAQKLAEACLLFEEFLVREQEAGHLTLALNSLPQSRVLLHGHCHQKAFDAVRPVEKVLSWIPGLEVETINSSCCGMAGSFGYEREHYDASIKMAEAALLPAVREAGDALIVADGTSCRHQIRDGAEREALHVARVLAQALA, from the coding sequence ATGACTGCCTTTACCTCCCCAGCAAAGCCGGTCCTCCGAGATGCCGCCGGTCGTGATGCCGGTGGCAGTCGCAATGCGAAAGTGCCACCCGTCACCGAGCTGGCGGCACGTCTGCGCAAGGAGCTTGAAGGTGACGTGCTGTTCGACAATGCGTCTCGTGGGCGCTACTCGACCGATGCGTCGATCTATCAGATAACGCCGGTTGGCGTGGTGATCCCCCGCCACCAGCGCGATCTGGAACTGGCTGTCGATATCGCTCGTGATGCTGGCGTGCCGATGCTGGCGCGAGGGGGAGGTACCAGTCAATGTGGTCAGACCGTGGGAGAAGCATTGATCATCGATGCTAGCCGTTGGCTCAACCAGGTGGTCGAATTCGACCCCGAAGCGCGAACGGTAGTGGTCGAGCCGGGCGTCGTCCTTGATCACCTCAATGCCTGGCTCAAGCCGCACGGCCTCTGGTATCCCGTGGATGTGTCGACTGCCGCCCAGTGCACCTTGGGGGGCATGGCGGGTAACAACTCCTGCGGTTCGCGCTCGATTCATTACGGCAACATGGTGCATAACGTGCTGGGTATCGATGCACTGCTGGCCGATGGTTACCAGGCCAGCTTCAGCTTTGTCGATGAGCTGGCTCCAGGTTCACGCGAGATGCAACTGGCCGAGGCCGTGCGGCGGATCGCCGGGCGCGAGCAGCAGCGCATTCGCGAGCACTTCCCCAAGGTCATGCGCCGGGTCGCGGGCTATAACCTCGACATCTTCGATTGCCAGAATCCGTTACCCTATGATCTGGATGGCCGGGCCAACCTGGCTCATCTGCTGGTCGGGTCGGAAGGCAGCCTGGCGGTCACCCGCCGCCTCAAGCTGAAGCTTTCACCGTTGCCTGAGCACAAGGTTCTGGGGGTGGTGAATTTCCCGACCTTCTACCAGGCCATGGACATGACACAGCACATCGTCCCCCTGGCGCCTACAGCGGTGGAACTGGTCGATCACACCATGATCGAGCTGGCTATGGAGAACCCGGCTTTCCGCCCGGTGATCGAGACGGCACTGATCGGTAGTCCCGCCGCAGTGCTGCTGGTGGAGTTTTCCGGCACGAATCGTGATCAGTTGCTTGAGCAACTGGAACGACTCAGCGAGCTGATGGCCGACCTGGGCTTGCCTGGCTCGGTGGTGGACATGCCGGATGCCAAGGCCCAGAAGGCACTGTGGGATGTGCGCAAGGCTGGGCTCAACATCATGATGAGCATGAAGGGCGATGGTAAACCAGTGTCCTTCATCGAAGACTGTGCAGTACCGCTGGAGCATCTCGCTGAATATACCGAGCGCCTGACTGATGTCTTCCATCGTCATGGTACGGAAGGCACCTGGTATGCTCATGCCAGCGTCGGCACCTTGCATGTACGTCCGATTCTCGATCTGCGCCACGGTGGTGCTGCGAAGATGCGTGCCATTGCCGAAGAGGCTGCGGCCCTGGTGCGTGACTACAAGGGCGCCTATTCCGGCGAGCATGGCGATGGCATCTGCCGTGGAGAGTGGGTGGCCTGGCAGTTCGGTGATGCCATCAATGATGCCTTCCGTGAGATCAAGGGACTGTTCGATCCCGGTAATCTGATGAACCCCGGCAAGATCGTCGATACGCCGAAAATGGACGACGAGCACCTGTTCCGCTTCCCGCCGACATACCAGACCATTCCGCTGACCCCGGTGCTGGATTGGTCACCCTGGAATGTGACTCGTGATCCGTTGACTGGCGAGCAGAGCGCCCCGGGTACTGGCAGAGATGTCACCGGCGGTCTCGCCAGTGCCGTGGAGATGTGCAACAACAATGGCCATTGTCGCAAGTTCGATGCGGGAACCATGTGTCCCAGCTATCGCATCACTCGTGATGAACAACACCTGACCCGTGGGCGTGCCAATACCCTGCGTCTGGTACTGTCGGGGCAACTGGGGCGTGAAGGACTGGCCAGTGACGAGGTCAAGGAAGCATTGGATCTCTGCGTATCCTGCAAGGGCTGCAAACGTGATTGCCCGACTGGTGTGGATATGGCACGGATCAAGATTGAGGCGCGTGCTGCCCGGGTAGCGCGTGATGGTGTGGCATTGCGTGAAAGGCTGATTGCCGAACTGCCGCGTCTGGCGCCAACGCTCAAGCATCTCGCTCCAGTGACGAAGGTGATTGAACGTCTGCCGTGGCTGGCAGGCACCATCAAACGGGGACTTGGGCTGGCGGAGCAGCGAGCACTGCCACTGGTCACCGACAACTATCTGCAACGGGTCAGGTCGTGTGCTGCCAGCGCCGAGGCAGGCCAGCGGGAAGTCGTGCTGTTCGTCGATACCTTCAACAATTATATGGAAGGCAGTAACGCTGAAGCAGCGCATCGCGTTCTGGAAGCGGCAGGTTATCGTGTCGTGTTTTCCAAAGGACCTGACAAGCGTCCACTGTGCTGCGGCCGCACCTACTTGGCTGCTGGTCAGGTGGAGCGTGCTCGTGCCGAGGCCAAGCGCACTCTGGAAACCCTCATTCCCTATGTCGAGCGAGGAGTTGCCATTGTAGGGCTTGAGCCGTCCTGCCTGCTGACCATGCGCGATGAGTTTCTCGGTTATGGCATGGAGGAGGCAGCGCAGAAACTCGCGGAAGCCTGTCTACTGTTCGAGGAGTTTCTGGTCCGCGAGCAGGAAGCGGGGCATCTGACGCTGGCGCTCAATTCATTGCCTCAGTCCAGGGTATTGCTGCACGGGCATTGCCATCAGAAGGCTTTTGATGCGGTTCGGCCAGTAGAAAAAGTGCTGAGCTGGATTCCAGGGCTCGAGGTGGAAACCATCAATTCATCCTGTTGCGGCATGGCGGGAAGTTTCGGTTATGAGCGCGAGCATTATGATGCTTCGATAAAGATGGCCGAAGCGGCGCTGCTGCCTGCGGTGCGCGAGGCAGGCGATGCCTTGATCGTGGCGGATGGCACCAGTTGCCGACACCAGATTCGCGATGGCGCTGAGCGAGAAGCGCTGCATGTGGCAAGGGTCCTGGCCCAGGCACTGGCATGA
- a CDS encoding TRAP transporter small permease has product MSLKSLSRAYQRMLEVIVFLNVLALTLIISVGFLSRLLGSPFSWYDELASVCLAWLTYYGAALAAIKGAHIACPSVINMAPPSIRLPVALLGELCTIGFFVLLGITGYQVVQILEGSTMVSLTSVSLQITQSVIPIGSALFIIAQLLRLPEVIESARGAGFIDHELEEAGIPMNPAADARHPDTSSMSRQPS; this is encoded by the coding sequence GTGTCTCTCAAGTCATTATCCAGAGCTTACCAACGTATGCTCGAAGTCATCGTCTTTCTCAATGTGCTGGCGCTGACACTGATTATTTCCGTGGGATTTCTGTCGCGCCTGCTGGGGTCGCCCTTCAGTTGGTACGACGAGCTGGCCTCTGTGTGTCTGGCCTGGCTGACCTACTACGGTGCAGCACTGGCTGCCATCAAGGGGGCGCATATTGCCTGCCCAAGCGTGATCAACATGGCGCCGCCATCCATTCGTCTTCCGGTCGCTCTGCTGGGAGAGCTGTGCACCATCGGCTTCTTTGTCCTGCTCGGCATTACGGGCTATCAGGTCGTGCAGATTCTCGAAGGGTCGACCATGGTCAGCCTGACCAGCGTCTCATTGCAGATTACCCAGTCGGTGATCCCGATCGGTTCGGCATTGTTCATCATCGCCCAGCTGTTGCGCTTGCCTGAGGTGATCGAAAGCGCCCGTGGGGCCGGATTCATTGATCACGAGCTGGAAGAGGCGGGTATCCCGATGAATCCTGCAGCCGATGCCCGTCACCCTGACACATCCTCCATGTCCCGTCAGCCCAGCTGA